A single genomic interval of Amycolatopsis albispora harbors:
- a CDS encoding PadR family transcriptional regulator, whose product MRADAVRGHLDGLLLAVLEPGPLHGYAIIAAVQQRSAGALELRTGTIYPALNRLERLGLLRSGWQSVGERRRRCYELTDAGRRGLAAERSGWAEFTTAIGSVLNPS is encoded by the coding sequence ATGAGGGCGGACGCGGTGCGCGGGCACCTGGACGGTTTGCTGCTCGCGGTGCTCGAACCGGGGCCGCTGCACGGCTACGCGATCATCGCCGCGGTGCAGCAGCGCAGCGCCGGTGCGCTGGAGCTGCGCACCGGCACCATCTACCCGGCGCTGAACCGGCTGGAGCGGCTGGGCCTGCTGCGCAGCGGCTGGCAGTCGGTCGGCGAACGTCGGCGCCGTTGCTACGAACTGACCGACGCGGGCAGGCGCGGCCTGGCCGCCGAGCGCAGCGGGTGGGCCGAGTTCACCACCGCGATCGGGTCGGTGCTCAACCCGTCATGA
- a CDS encoding permease prefix domain 1-containing protein — MSDPVEEYAAALSAALSGPARAKARLVAEIRDGLADAVAEHTADGVSRPRAVELALREFGTVDELVPSCQRELTIGQTRATARVVAVTVPALIVCWLVVWTGHDLPETAQVLAAVAVVAVLAAAVTLVTTGALARRLPMPPLLPLVAAWTGTAASVAMPLATVVLAIAAAEHDAWPLVLPAAVLSVISHGVVAASARACRHCARQLSAS, encoded by the coding sequence ATGAGTGATCCCGTCGAGGAGTACGCGGCCGCCCTGTCGGCGGCGTTGTCCGGGCCCGCCCGCGCCAAGGCACGACTGGTCGCGGAGATCCGCGACGGCCTGGCCGACGCGGTCGCCGAGCACACCGCTGACGGGGTGTCGCGGCCGCGTGCCGTGGAGCTGGCGCTGCGCGAGTTCGGCACGGTCGACGAGCTGGTGCCCAGCTGCCAGCGCGAGCTGACCATCGGGCAGACCAGGGCCACCGCGCGGGTGGTGGCCGTGACCGTGCCCGCGTTGATCGTCTGCTGGCTGGTGGTGTGGACCGGGCACGACCTGCCCGAGACCGCGCAGGTGCTGGCCGCGGTCGCGGTGGTCGCCGTGCTGGCGGCGGCGGTCACGCTGGTCACCACCGGCGCGCTGGCGCGGCGGCTGCCGATGCCCCCGCTGCTGCCGCTGGTGGCCGCCTGGACCGGGACCGCCGCGAGCGTGGCGATGCCGCTGGCCACCGTGGTGCTCGCGATCGCCGCCGCCGAGCACGACGCCTGGCCGCTCGTGCTGCCCGCCGCCGTGCTCAGCGTGATCTCACACGGCGTGGTGGCGGCTTCGGCGCGCGCCTGCCGCCACTGCGCGCGTCAGCTCAGCGCGTCGTAG
- a CDS encoding 5-methyltetrahydropteroyltriglutamate--homocysteine S-methyltransferase encodes MTPRETPPFRADHVGSLLRPPALRDARARAAAGEIGAVELRTVEDEAIREVVELQRAAGLRSATDGEFRRGSWHMDFIYRLRGIGKSDEQLHVTFHNDRGDLEFSPSAFRVTGEIGLDEVVFADDFTFLKSIVDPSVTPKQTIPSPSMVYYRGGRAAVDETVYPDLERFYDDLATAYRQQIAGMAGLGCTYLQLDDTSLAYLNDPEQRAMVARMGGDPDKQHVRNIATMNAALRDRPAGLRVTTHLCRGNFRSSWVAAGGYDFVADALFNELDVDGYFLEFDDERSGGFEPLRFVPKGKQVVLGLVTTKRGALESVDSLRARVEAAAKYVDIDQLCLSPQCGFSSTEEGNDLTLDEQKAKLERIVETAALIWD; translated from the coding sequence ATGACGCCGCGCGAGACACCGCCGTTCCGTGCCGACCACGTGGGCAGCCTGCTGCGCCCGCCCGCACTGCGGGACGCCCGCGCGAGAGCGGCCGCCGGTGAGATCGGCGCGGTCGAGCTGCGGACCGTGGAGGACGAGGCGATTCGCGAGGTGGTCGAGCTGCAGCGCGCGGCCGGGCTGCGCTCGGCCACCGACGGGGAGTTCCGCCGCGGCTCGTGGCACATGGACTTCATCTACCGCCTGCGCGGGATCGGCAAGAGCGACGAGCAGCTGCACGTGACCTTCCACAACGACCGGGGCGACCTGGAGTTCAGCCCGTCGGCGTTCCGGGTGACCGGTGAGATCGGGCTGGACGAGGTCGTCTTCGCCGACGACTTCACCTTCCTGAAGTCCATTGTGGACCCCTCGGTGACGCCGAAGCAGACGATCCCGTCGCCGAGCATGGTCTACTACCGCGGCGGGCGGGCCGCGGTGGACGAGACGGTGTACCCGGACCTGGAGCGGTTCTACGACGACCTGGCCACCGCCTACCGCCAGCAGATCGCGGGCATGGCCGGGCTCGGCTGCACCTACCTCCAGCTGGACGACACCAGCCTGGCCTATCTGAACGACCCCGAGCAGCGCGCCATGGTGGCCAGGATGGGCGGTGACCCGGACAAGCAGCACGTGCGCAACATCGCCACGATGAACGCCGCGCTGCGCGACCGGCCCGCCGGGCTGCGCGTGACCACGCACTTGTGCCGCGGCAACTTCCGCTCGTCGTGGGTGGCCGCCGGTGGGTACGACTTCGTCGCCGACGCCTTGTTCAACGAACTCGACGTGGACGGCTACTTCCTGGAATTCGACGACGAACGCTCCGGTGGTTTCGAGCCGCTTCGGTTCGTGCCCAAGGGAAAGCAGGTCGTGCTCGGGCTGGTCACCACCAAGCGCGGGGCGCTGGAGAGCGTGGATTCCCTGCGCGCCAGGGTGGAGGCCGCGGCGAAGTACGTCGACATCGACCAGCTCTGCCTGTCGCCGCAGTGCGGGTTCTCCTCGACCGAGGAGGGCAACGACCTGACCCTCGACGAGCAGAAGGCGAAGCTGGAGCGCATCGTCGAGACCGCGGCGCTCATCTGGGATTAG